The Cellulosimicrobium cellulans genome contains the following window.
GCAGCACGCGCTCGACCTCCTCGCGCGAGCCGGTGAGGCCCGGCACGCGGGGGGCGAGCAGGACGGCGTCGTACCCGAGGCTCGCGGCGAGCTCCGCCTCGGCCACGGCCTGCCGCACGTCGCCGGCCGCGCCCGCGACCTGGACGAGCGGGCGGGGCCCGGCGTGCAGCGAGCCCGCGGGCGCGTCGCCCGCGACGGTCGCGCGCGAGACCTCGGCCGCGAGCTCGAGCACGGGCCGCAGGAGCCCGTGCTCGCGGATCTCGAACTGCGTCGTGTGGACGCCGACGGCCACGCCGCCCGCGCCCGCCGCGTGGTAGTACCGCGTGAGCGCGCGCTGGCGACGCTCGTCGAGGCGGCGGTCCGCGTCGAGCGCGAGGGGCTGGGCCGGGATGACGGTCCCGGCACGCAGGAGCGCGGCGACGTCGTCCGCGAGGCGCGGGGTGGCCGGCGCCGCGGCGGGGGTGGTGGGGGCCGTCATCAGAACGCCCCGTCGCGCACGGCGAACTTCGTCGGCTTGCCGCTCGTCGGCAGCCCGGCCGCGAGCCACTGCGCCTGCCAGTCCACGAGCGTGCGCAGCGGCACCTGCGGGTAGCCGAACAGCTCGTGGCAGCGCGTCGCGTCGTTGAGCAGCGCCGTCGGGGCGGGCTCGCCCGTGAACGAGACCTCGCGGTCGAGGCCGCGGCCGAGGAGCTCCGCGAGGCGCCGCACCGACGCCGTCTCCGGTCCGGTGAGGTTGATCGCCGTCGCGGGCGACGACGCGAGCGCGAGCGAGCGCAGCGCGACCTCGTTCGCGTAGCCCTGCCACACGACGTTGACGTGCCCGGTGGTGAGGTCGACGGGCTCGCCCGCGAGGATCGGCGACGCGACGTCGAACAGGACGCCGTAGCGCAGGTCGACGGCGTAGTTGAGGCGGATCGTCACGACCTTTGTGCCGCGCGAGAGCGCGGCGTGCTGGAGCACGCGCTCGCGGCCGAGGCAGCTCATCGCGTACTCGCCGACCGGCCCGACGGGGTGCTCCTCGGAGCACCCGCCCGACTCGACGGGCACGAGCGGGTAGACGTTCCCGGTGGAGAACGCCGCGATGGTCGAGTCGGCGTAGCGGCGCGCGACGTCGTGCACGAGGGCCGCGTTCGCCGCCCACGCGAGCGACGGGGCGGACGACGTGCCGAACTTGGCGCCGACCATGTAGACGACGTCCGCGCCGTCGGGGAGGGTGGCGAGGTCCGCGTCGGGCGCGAGCAGGTCGGCCGCGACGACGTTCACCCCGGCGTCGCGCAGGCGGTCGGCCTGCGCGGCGTCGGACCACCGCGAGACGGCGTGCACGGCGTCGCCCGTGCGCCCGGCCGCGTCGAGCGCCCGGCGGGCGAGGACGGTGAGGCTCGGGCCCATCTTGCCGCCCGCGCCGAGGATGACGAGGTCGCCCGAGCGGGCGGCCAGGTCCTCCACGAGGGCGGGCGACGGCGTCGTGAGCAGCTCCTCGAGCTCCGCGACGGACGTCGGGGCCTTGAGGGCGGCCGGGGCGGTGGTGCTGGTCTGCGTGGTCATGTGGTGAGTCATCCCTTGATGCCGGACGAGGTGACGCCCTCGACGAAGAAGCGCTGGGCCACGAGGTACGAGGCGAAGATCGGAACGAACGAGATGGTGGCGCCCGCGAGCACCATGTTGAGCGGCACGTCCTGCTGCTGGAGCGAGGCGATGCCGACGGTCAGCGTCCAGTGGTCTGTGCCCTGGCCGATGATGAGCGGCCACAGGAAGTCGTTCCAGTGCCACAGGAAGACGAACGTGCCGAGCGTCGCGAGGATCGGCTTGCACAGCGGCAGCACGATGCGCAGGAAGATGCGCCACTCCGAGGCGCCGTCGAGCTTCGCGGCCTCGAACAGCTCGTCGGGCAGGTCGAGGATGAACTGCCGCATGAGGAACACGGCCTGAGCGTTCGCGAGCGTCGGCAGGATCAGGCCCCAGTACGTGTCGAGCCCGCCCGCCTGGGCGATGAGGATGAAGGTCGGGATGAGGGTCACGTGGTACGGGACCATGACCATCGCGAGGAACGACCAGAACATCGCCTCGCGCCCGGGGAACTTCTTCTTCGCGAACGCGTAGCCGGCCATCGACGCGAGCAGCAGCACCGCGACGACGGACACGACCGAGTACACGAGCGTGTTGACGAGCCAGGTGCCGATGTTGCCCGCGCCGAGCACGCGGTCGTAGGCCTCGGTCGTGAGGTTCGTCGGCAGCAGCGACGCGGGGAAGTCGATCGCGGCGGCCGGCTTCAGCGACAGCACGACCATCGCGTAGAACGGGAAGATCGTCACGACGGCGGCGAGCGAGAGCACGACGTAGCGCAGCACCTTGCCGCGCAGCGACAGGTCGCTCGCGCCCTTGCGGCCGCGCCGGCGGCGGGTGGCAGTGGGGCGCACCGGCAGCGCGGCCCCCTCGAGCACGCGCTCGGTGGTGGTGGGGTCGGCGGCGGTCACTTGTCCCTCCCGATGGCGTAGCGCTGGATGAGGGCGACGACGAGCGTGACGACGAACAGCGCGACGCCGAGCGCGCTCGCGTAGCCGAGGTCGAAGTACTTGAAGCCCTGGTCGTAGATGTAGAAGACGAGGTTGTAGCTCGCCCGCGCCGGTCCGCCGGCGGTCATCACGTAGACGAGGTCGAAGATCTGGAACGACGCCGTCGTCTCGATGACGGCGAGGAAGAAGAGCGTGGGCTTGAGCTGGGGCGCGATGATGAACCAGAACCGCTTCCACGGTCCGGCGCCGTCGATCGCGGCGGCCTCCTCGAGCTCGCGCGGCAGGTCCTGCATGCGGGCGAGGAGGATGAGCATCCCGTACCCGAAGCGCGACCAGATCGCGACCATCGCGAGCGCGGGGAGCACGAGCAGCGTGTCTCCGAGCCACGAGTCGGTCGAGAACCCGAGCGCCCCCATGAGCTTGGACCACGGGCCGTTCGTGGAGAACACCCAGGTGAACACGGTCGCGGCGAGCACGAGGCTCGTGACGACGGGCAGGAAGAACACCGACCGGTAGAAGCCGGAGCCGCGGAACGAGCGGCGCACCATGAGCGCCATGAACGTCGAGATCGCGAGCGACACCGGGACGATGAGCAGGCTCAGCACGACCGTGACGCGCAGCGCCGACCAGAAGATCGGGTCGTCGACCATGCGTCGGAAGTTCTCGACGCCCGTCCACTCGGCGCCGACGCCGATGGTGTAGTCGAAGAAGCTCAGCGCGACGCCCGCGATGGCGGGGCCGAACCGGAACAGCAGGAACAGCAGGAACGCGGGGAGGGCGAACAGCAGGCCGATCCTCGCCTCACGGCGCTCCAGGACGCGGCGGGTGCCGCCGCGCGGGGGCGTCGGCGCCGGGCGCCGGTCGGCCCCGTCGGCGGTGAGCCCGTCCGAGGTGGGGGCGGTCGCGGTCATGGGTTCTCCTCTCGTACCGCGAGGGGTGCCGCGGCGCGGGCGGCCAGGGGGAGGGCCGCCCGCGCCGCGACGTCGGTCAGCCGAGCAGCGGGTCTGCCGCCGCGGCCGCGTCCTTCAGGGCCTGCTCGGGCGTCTTCTCGCCGATGAGCGCGGCCTGGATCTCCGGGGCGAGGACGCCCATGACCTCACGGGACTTCTCGTTGACC
Protein-coding sequences here:
- a CDS encoding carbohydrate ABC transporter permease, which encodes MTAADPTTTERVLEGAALPVRPTATRRRRGRKGASDLSLRGKVLRYVVLSLAAVVTIFPFYAMVVLSLKPAAAIDFPASLLPTNLTTEAYDRVLGAGNIGTWLVNTLVYSVVSVVAVLLLASMAGYAFAKKKFPGREAMFWSFLAMVMVPYHVTLIPTFILIAQAGGLDTYWGLILPTLANAQAVFLMRQFILDLPDELFEAAKLDGASEWRIFLRIVLPLCKPILATLGTFVFLWHWNDFLWPLIIGQGTDHWTLTVGIASLQQQDVPLNMVLAGATISFVPIFASYLVAQRFFVEGVTSSGIKG
- a CDS encoding carbohydrate ABC transporter permease, with product MTATAPTSDGLTADGADRRPAPTPPRGGTRRVLERREARIGLLFALPAFLLFLLFRFGPAIAGVALSFFDYTIGVGAEWTGVENFRRMVDDPIFWSALRVTVVLSLLIVPVSLAISTFMALMVRRSFRGSGFYRSVFFLPVVTSLVLAATVFTWVFSTNGPWSKLMGALGFSTDSWLGDTLLVLPALAMVAIWSRFGYGMLILLARMQDLPRELEEAAAIDGAGPWKRFWFIIAPQLKPTLFFLAVIETTASFQIFDLVYVMTAGGPARASYNLVFYIYDQGFKYFDLGYASALGVALFVVTLVVALIQRYAIGRDK
- a CDS encoding NAD-dependent epimerase/dehydratase family protein — translated: MTTQTSTTAPAALKAPTSVAELEELLTTPSPALVEDLAARSGDLVILGAGGKMGPSLTVLARRALDAAGRTGDAVHAVSRWSDAAQADRLRDAGVNVVAADLLAPDADLATLPDGADVVYMVGAKFGTSSAPSLAWAANAALVHDVARRYADSTIAAFSTGNVYPLVPVESGGCSEEHPVGPVGEYAMSCLGRERVLQHAALSRGTKVVTIRLNYAVDLRYGVLFDVASPILAGEPVDLTTGHVNVVWQGYANEVALRSLALASSPATAINLTGPETASVRRLAELLGRGLDREVSFTGEPAPTALLNDATRCHELFGYPQVPLRTLVDWQAQWLAAGLPTSGKPTKFAVRDGAF